One Effusibacillus lacus genomic window, GTACTTGTCGTAAATTTTTTGATAGGTGCCGTCTTCTTTCACTTTCTTCAGACCGGCGTTGATCTTGTCAAGTACTTCTTTGTTGCCTTTCTTAACGGCAATGCCGTAGAACTCTTTTTCAAAGGAAGCGTCTTCTACAGTCTTGAAGCCTTTGTCGGAGTTATTCTTCACGTAGTTGATAACAACCCCGTTGTCAGCCACAACTGCTTCCACGCCGCCGTTCACCATTTCTTTCAGCGCCAGCGGAGTGCTTTCGAAACGCTTGATGTCCTTGCTGTCTTTGCCGAGCAGTTTGGATACCACATCATCCCCGGTGGTACCGGTCTGCACGCCGACTTTCTTGCCCTTCAGGTCCTCAAACTTCGCAATTTTGGAATCCTTCGGAACAGCGATCAACTGCTTCGCTTCAAAGTACGGCTCGGAGAAATCCATTTCTTTCTTACGCTCTTCGGTGATGGTGATCGCGGAGATCAGGATGTCACGGTCTCCGTTCTTGAGAGAGGTGAAGATCCCTTCCCACGGAGTGTTGACAAACTTCACCTTGAAACCGCCTTTTTCAGCTACAGCAGTGAGCAGTTCGATATCGAAACCCACGATTTCCTTTTTGTCGTTTTCCGACTCAAACGGAGCATAAGCTGCGTCCGTTCCTACAATGTATTCCTTCACTTGCGGAGCCGGGGTGGAAGTGCCGCCACCCTGGGACGGAGCCGGTGCAGGAGCCGGAGTCTTGCTGGCGCCGCAGCCTGCTAATGCTGTACCAAGCAAAAGCGTCGCGGCCAAAGTCAGTAAACCTTTCTTTTTCATAAATGACATTCCCCCTTCGTTTGTTGCAAAAATTCACTCTTTTATTATCTAGCAAAATTAGTGAATTTGTATACAGAAATTAATATACATGGGAGCGGATAAAGATGCAAGGGATAATATAGTTACAAAAAATTACACTCTCAACTGGTGTTCCGGAACTTGTAGGAACAGATGGGGAGCTTTCAGGAAATTGTGTTTCTTAGGTTCTTCGATTGTTTTGTTGCTTCCCGTCTGGCCTGCGAGGGAGTTTGAAGAAGCTGCAGAATACGCCCCCGGTCAAATTCCAGGTTTTTCGAAACCACTTCCGTCAGAGTGGCAAGAAGCAGCTTCGTCTTGATAAACCCGATCATTTCCTTCGCCATATCGGCACTCTCAATCCGTGACCTCCTTTCCGTCGCATTGTAGATTTCGTTGGTGAGGCTTGCATACCGGTGCTCTAGTGTATTTGGGATGCCACGTATTTGGACCTCTCTGCGGAAACCTTTTCGATCCCCTGATCGATCAGGGACAGCGTATTGGCGTCCGTTATCTGCAGGTCCTCAATTCCCAAAGCTTTCACACTTACGTTGGATAGGGCAATATCTTATAACTGCAAGTTGAACTGCCACCCGCTTGAAAGACCAACTCGGCATGCAACGACAATTCAGTCTCTTCTGTCTCCTCAATCGTATTGGATACCACTGCCAGTCCAATTTCAAGCAACTCCACTCTTGCCTGGGACGTTCCGTTTTGAGACAACAAGGTTACGATGTTTGCAGAATTCGAATGAGCCTGTCCATCAATCATGTAAAGTGCATCCTGAGCCGATTGCAGCAGCTTGGCAAACTGACCTGAACTGTTGAGTATGCCCAATTCTTGCAAAATGGCGGAGGTTAATTCGATTGGACACAATATTGGTTCCTAGTCCTACAAGTTCAATGTCGGCCATCAAGACGCCATTCTGATCTTTCAAAGTCACCAGTTGGCGGAGTTCATGAAATCGATGCCATCAACCAAATATTTGGCATCTTGGGCTGCTTTGACCACATTGGAAAATTGGCCCGAGTCGTTTACGACCTCCAGTTCTTTCAAAGGCCCACGGGAAACTTTATTGGACGCCAAGGCGGTTCCCATCCCCTTCAGCGTCACGGTTGCTAAATTGTTTCCGTTGGAATCCTTAAGGGTTACATTGTTGGATGAACCGTTGAAATTGCTCCCATCCACAGAATACTGAGCGTCTGTGCCGTTTGAATCAGGTGGGCAAACTGCCCGGAAGCTGCAAGAACTCCGATGTTTTGCAGAACTGCGTTTGTTAATTTGTTGGAAACTATTGAGGTCCCCAGACTTGTAAGAGTCACTTTTACATGATTAATGCTACCGTTATCTGTCAACACGCCAATATTTTAAATGACCGAGTTGGTCGCTGTGTTGGATATCGTTGTGATCCCGCTCCCAACCAGATTGATGGTTGCCAGATTCATCCCGTTGACATCTTTCAACGTTACTTAATTCCCGCCGCTGGTGTGATTCGTTCCGTCAACCTTATACCGGGCATCCTGTACCTGTTTCAACACATTCCTATAATCACCAGAACTGGTCAGCACTCGGAGATTTTGCATGACAGACTTAATGGCCCGATTCGACACCATAGTCGTTCCTGTTCCGGTAAGAGTGATTGTGGCATGATCGGTACCGCCTTCCGCCAATGTTACCTGATTGGTGCTGCTGGTTACGGAAACGCCATCGACCGTGTACTTGGCGTCTTTCGCCGCCTTCACAAGCTTTGCAAATTGCCCCGAGCCGTCAATAGCCCCAAGGTTTTGCAAAACCGCTTATGTAGTCGAATTGGACACGACACGGGTTCCTGTTGCCGTCAAAGTTACGGTCGCATGGTTTTCACCATTTTCCGTTAGCGTTACCGTGTTGGACCCGCTGGTGAAGGCAGCCCCATCAACAGTATATCTGGCGTCTTGTGTTGCTTGGAGTACTTTTACATACCGGCCGCCATTGTTCAGAATTCCAAGATTCTGCATGACGGCATCACTGGTTTTGTCATGCTTGACTGTGCTTGTACCTGTCCCGACCAACTTGACATCTGCAAGTTTCTTGCCTTTGGAGTCTGTTAACAGAACATCATTTGTTCCACTGTAGTAGATGGTCGTTTTGCCGCCCTCAGTAACATGGTAAACAGCATCCCTGGCTGCAGTCCCTCCATGAAATTGCTAATGAGATCCGGATCCAGGTCGATCTTGCCCCAGCACCGGAAGTGTTGGATGTCAATACCAGCTGGCTCCCCCAGAAATAAGGCTGAACAGACGCAGTTACCCCTTAGTTGCCGGCATTAATCTTGTCTTTCACATCATAAGTGAGTCCGTTTCGGAAAGCGACAGTTGCTTTCCGTTCAACATTTAGTCGCCACCCCAGTTCAAATCGTTATTGGCACCCCGGAGCCACCAGGTTCGGATCTGGTGAGTGGTTGCCGTTTATCAACCTTAACGTCGACGCTCCATTTCATGTTGAAGTGAGCGGTGATCGGCTGAACCATGTTCGTGTTGGTAGACAGAAGAGTTTTCCCGTTCTGACTGACATCTTGTACCGTGAAAGCACCGGCTGCACCTGTAGTATTTGAGACCAATTGCAATTGGAACCCGGCCCCATTTTGCACAACGGAAGCTGTGACACCCGCGTTACCCCCGTTAATCATATTGGCAATATCTTGCAGAGTATGATTGTCGTCAACCGTGAAATTCTTGCCGTTAATTTAAGAAAGTTCCGCTTTGATCCAACGCGGTTGTTATACTGGACTAGATGGAGGATCCGACCTGCAACTCCTGGGCCAATTGGGACACTTCCACCAACCGGCTTCAGTTCGTATTTATTGGAAATAAGAGTCTCCGTGCCACTCCCGTATTGGAAGAGAAGAAGTTGTTGGCGTTGTTCGTCAGATCCCGGACTGTAAATACCCCGGCTGTTCCTGAAGTCCGGATGTCAATTGGAACTGATAAGAGGAGCCGTTTAAAACAATAGACGCAGCAACACCAATGTTGCTTCCGTTGATCATACCCACAATATCATGCAACGAGTGATTGGCCGTGACCGTAAACGTGGTTTCGTTGATCACGAAAGATCCAGTCTGGTTGAGACATGCTTTCGCTTCCCATCCCCCAAGGAGTATCGACGAGCATAATAAGGTACTCTCCTATTATCATATTAATAGAAAATATTTACAATTAAACTATATAAATGTAGTTGTTCTGTGATATTATCACCGTAAGCGTAAAATAGTCCCCACCTTGTGAGAAAATGGGGACCCCATGTAAGCTATTTTTGAAATATACGACATGTTAGAGGCAACGCCTCTGA contains:
- a CDS encoding basic amino acid ABC transporter substrate-binding protein; the encoded protein is MKKKGLLTLAATLLLGTALAGCGASKTPAPAPAPSQGGGTSTPAPQVKEYIVGTDAAYAPFESENDKKEIVGFDIELLTAVAEKGGFKVKFVNTPWEGIFTSLKNGDRDILISAITITEERKKEMDFSEPYFEAKQLIAVPKDSKIAKFEDLKGKKVGVQTGTTGDDVVSKLLGKDSKDIKRFESTPLALKEMVNGGVEAVVADNGVVINYVKNNSDKGFKTVEDASFEKEFYGIAVKKGNKEVLDKINAGLKKVKEDGTYQKIYDKYFGK
- a CDS encoding flagellin hook IN motif-containing protein → MNGKNFTVDDNHTLQDIANMINGGNAGVTASVVQNGAGFQLQLVSNTTGAAGAFTVQDVSQNGKTLLSTNTNMVQPITAHFNMKWSVDVKVDKRQPLTRSEPGGSGVPITI